The Microbacterium sp. Nx66 genome contains a region encoding:
- a CDS encoding LacI family DNA-binding transcriptional regulator yields MSTIADVAMRAGVSKATVSRALSGRGYVSEETRQRVEEAAQDLAYVAHSSATSLATGRTGTIGLVMPPVDRWFFAELLAGVQESLLALDYDLSLYGVPERSETRERLFESVLPGRRFDGIIAVGIQPSARELERLHHTGRPLVSVGPYSAGSSAVSIDDAAAARIATEHLIDLGHTDIAFVGGATDDTDLSYGDARRLAGYREALHAAGLTPRARVAGSAPTMPGGYAAAAGLLGDRRHRPTAIVGVCDEAAIGAVIAARRLGIAVPTELSVVGIDDHEHAEMFALTTIGQSPRDQGREAVRLLMRRMSEPDAPVERVEAASALVVRSSTAAPR; encoded by the coding sequence ATGAGCACGATCGCCGACGTCGCGATGCGCGCCGGTGTGTCCAAAGCGACCGTGAGCCGTGCGCTCAGCGGCCGCGGCTATGTCTCGGAGGAGACCAGGCAGCGGGTGGAGGAGGCGGCGCAGGACCTCGCGTACGTCGCGCACTCCTCCGCCACGAGCCTGGCCACGGGGCGTACCGGCACCATCGGCCTGGTGATGCCGCCGGTCGATCGGTGGTTCTTCGCCGAGCTGCTGGCGGGCGTGCAGGAATCGCTGCTCGCGCTCGACTACGACCTCTCGCTCTACGGCGTCCCCGAGCGCTCGGAGACCAGGGAGCGGCTGTTCGAGAGCGTGCTGCCCGGCCGGAGGTTCGACGGCATCATCGCCGTCGGCATCCAGCCCAGCGCCCGCGAGCTGGAACGGCTGCACCATACGGGGCGACCGCTCGTGAGCGTGGGCCCCTACAGCGCGGGATCGAGCGCCGTGTCGATCGACGACGCGGCCGCCGCCCGGATCGCCACCGAACACCTCATCGACCTCGGGCACACCGACATCGCGTTCGTGGGCGGTGCCACGGATGACACCGACCTCAGCTACGGCGACGCCCGCCGCCTGGCCGGCTACCGGGAGGCGCTGCACGCGGCGGGACTCACGCCGCGGGCGCGGGTCGCCGGTTCGGCTCCCACGATGCCGGGCGGCTACGCGGCGGCGGCGGGACTCCTCGGCGACCGGCGGCACCGTCCGACCGCCATCGTCGGCGTGTGCGACGAGGCGGCCATCGGCGCCGTGATCGCGGCTCGCCGCCTGGGCATCGCGGTGCCGACCGAGCTCAGCGTCGTCGGGATCGACGACCACGAGCATGCGGAGATGTTCGCGCTCACCACCATCGGGCAGTCGCCGCGGGATCAGGGACGAGAAGCCGTGCGCCTGCTGATGCGGCGGATGAGCGAGCCGGATGCTCCGGTCGAGCGCGTCGAGGCCGCCTCGGCGCTCGTCGTCCGCAGCTCGACCGCGGCGCCGCGCTGA
- the rplL gene encoding 50S ribosomal protein L7/L12: MAKLSTEELLEQFAGLTLIELNEFVKAFEEKFEVTAAAPVAVAGAAGGAGEAAAEEEKDSFDVILEAAGDKKIQVIKAVRELTSLGLGEAKAVVDGAPKAVLEGANKETAEKAKAALEEAGATVTLK, translated from the coding sequence ATGGCGAAGCTTTCCACCGAGGAGCTGCTCGAGCAGTTCGCCGGCCTGACCCTCATCGAGCTCAACGAGTTCGTGAAGGCGTTCGAGGAGAAGTTCGAGGTCACCGCTGCTGCCCCCGTCGCCGTCGCCGGTGCCGCTGGCGGCGCAGGCGAGGCCGCGGCCGAGGAGGAGAAGGACTCCTTCGACGTCATCCTCGAGGCTGCCGGCGACAAGAAGATCCAGGTCATCAAGGCTGTCCGCGAGCTCACCTCGCTCGGCCTCGGCGAGGCCAAGGCCGTCGTCGACGGTGCTCCGAAGGCCGTCCTCGAGGGCGCCAACAAGGAGACGGCTGAGAAGGCCAAGGCTGCTCTGGAAGAGGCCGGCGCGACCGTCACCCTCAAGTAA
- the rplJ gene encoding 50S ribosomal protein L10: MAQKDASVNELTKSFENSNAVLLTEYRGLTVAQLKQLRNSIRQDAEYAVVKNTLTKIAANKAGISALDDDLKGPSAVAFVHGDFVATAKALRDFAKANPLLVIKSGIFEGKALTADEVNTYASLESREVLLAKAAGMMKATMGKAAATIDALREKLETAEAA; encoded by the coding sequence ATGGCGCAGAAGGATGCATCGGTCAACGAGCTCACGAAGTCATTCGAGAACTCGAACGCCGTCCTGCTGACCGAGTACCGCGGTCTGACGGTTGCCCAGCTCAAGCAGCTGCGCAACAGCATCCGTCAGGACGCTGAGTACGCCGTGGTGAAGAACACGCTGACCAAGATCGCCGCCAACAAGGCCGGCATCTCCGCGCTGGACGACGACCTCAAGGGGCCGTCGGCTGTCGCGTTCGTGCACGGTGACTTCGTCGCCACCGCCAAGGCTCTGCGTGACTTCGCCAAGGCCAACCCGCTTCTCGTGATCAAGTCGGGCATCTTCGAGGGCAAGGCCCTCACCGCCGACGAGGTCAACACGTACGCCTCGCTCGAGAGCCGCGAGGTTCTGCTGGCGAAGGCCGCGGGCATGATGAAGGCGACGATGGGCAAGGCTGCGGCCACCATCGACGCGCTTCGCGAAAAGCTGGAGACCGCCGAGGCCGCGTAA